A genomic window from Motacilla alba alba isolate MOTALB_02 chromosome 2, Motacilla_alba_V1.0_pri, whole genome shotgun sequence includes:
- the SNX16 gene encoding sorting nexin-16 isoform X3, with translation MATPYVPVPIPIGSSSSSFTNRNQRSSSFGSISTSSSSSKGQLEDSTVDSFKKMSVPDQIGSTSSACSSPLVRTKFTGLDTSIEYSTQPVEEVEQNEDSRTWEDRPSTPTILGYEVMEERAKFTVYKILVKRSPEESWVVFRRYTDFSRLNDKLKDMFPGFRLALPPKRWFKDNYNPDFLEDRQLGLQAFLQNLVAHKDIANCLAVREFLCLDDPPGPFDSLEESRAFCETLEETNYRLQKELLEKQREVESLKKLLTEKQLHIDAVEKRISSDKENHEPCWSGSLAGNSVPEIEVAEVAYTTDEE, from the exons ATGGCAACACCATATGTTCCTGTTCCTATTCCTATTGGAAGTTCATCATCCAGctttacaaacagaaaccaaagaaGTTCTTCCTTTGGGAGCATTTCAACAAGTTCGAGCTCCTCAAAAGGGCAGCTGGAGGACTCTACAGTTGATAGTTTTAAAAAGATGAGCGTGCCTGACCAGATTGGTTCCACGTCATCTGCGTGTAGCAGTCCCCTTGTTAGGACTAAATTTACAGGTCTGGATACATCCATAGAATACAGTACTCAGCCTGTAGAAGAAGTAGAGCAGAATGAAGATTCCAGAACCTGGGAAGATCGACCATCCACACCTACTATTCTGGGCTATGAGGTGATGGAGGAAAGAGCAAAATTCACT GTATACAAAATACTGGTGAAAAGAAGTCCAGAGGAAAGCTGGGTGGTTTTCAGACGGTACACAGATTTCTCCAGGCTTAATGACAAG CTTAAAGATATGTTTCCAGGCTTTCGGTTGGCCCTTCCGCCAAAGCGCTGGTTCAAGGATAATTACAATCCTGACTTCTTGGAAGATCGACAGCTGGGGTTGCAGGCATTCCTCCAGAACCTAGTAGCTCACAAAGATATTGCTAACTG CCTTGCAGTGAGAGAATTTCTTTGTCTGGATGATCCTCCGGGTCCTTTTGACAGTCTAGAAGAGAGCAGG GCTTTCTGTGAAACTCTGGAGGAAACAAACTATCGCCTACAAAAAGAACTGCTTGAAAAACAAAGGGAGGTTGAATCACTGAAGAAATTATTAACTGAAAAGCAACTTCATATCGATGCTGTTGAAAAAAGAATTAG CTCAGACAAAGAGAACCATGAGCCATGCTGGAGTGGCTCTTTGGCTGGAAATTCTGTCCCAGAAATTGAAGTTGCTGAAGTAGCCTATACCACGGATGAAGAatag
- the SNX16 gene encoding sorting nexin-16 isoform X1 — MATPYVPVPIPIGSSSSSFTNRNQRSSSFGSISTSSSSSKGQLEDSTVDSFKKMSVPDQIGSTSSACSSPLVRTKFTGLDTSIEYSTQPVEEVEQNEDSRTWEDRPSTPTILGYEVMEERAKFTVYKILVKRSPEESWVVFRRYTDFSRLNDKLKDMFPGFRLALPPKRWFKDNYNPDFLEDRQLGLQAFLQNLVAHKDIANCLAVREFLCLDDPPGPFDSLEESRAFCETLEETNYRLQKELLEKQREVESLKKLLTEKQLHIDAVEKRIRDLSLGKMTRQMSGEESECSGEVESSAVEADQGTLGEDSCSDKENHEPCWSGSLAGNSVPEIEVAEVAYTTDEE; from the exons ATGGCAACACCATATGTTCCTGTTCCTATTCCTATTGGAAGTTCATCATCCAGctttacaaacagaaaccaaagaaGTTCTTCCTTTGGGAGCATTTCAACAAGTTCGAGCTCCTCAAAAGGGCAGCTGGAGGACTCTACAGTTGATAGTTTTAAAAAGATGAGCGTGCCTGACCAGATTGGTTCCACGTCATCTGCGTGTAGCAGTCCCCTTGTTAGGACTAAATTTACAGGTCTGGATACATCCATAGAATACAGTACTCAGCCTGTAGAAGAAGTAGAGCAGAATGAAGATTCCAGAACCTGGGAAGATCGACCATCCACACCTACTATTCTGGGCTATGAGGTGATGGAGGAAAGAGCAAAATTCACT GTATACAAAATACTGGTGAAAAGAAGTCCAGAGGAAAGCTGGGTGGTTTTCAGACGGTACACAGATTTCTCCAGGCTTAATGACAAG CTTAAAGATATGTTTCCAGGCTTTCGGTTGGCCCTTCCGCCAAAGCGCTGGTTCAAGGATAATTACAATCCTGACTTCTTGGAAGATCGACAGCTGGGGTTGCAGGCATTCCTCCAGAACCTAGTAGCTCACAAAGATATTGCTAACTG CCTTGCAGTGAGAGAATTTCTTTGTCTGGATGATCCTCCGGGTCCTTTTGACAGTCTAGAAGAGAGCAGG GCTTTCTGTGAAACTCTGGAGGAAACAAACTATCGCCTACAAAAAGAACTGCTTGAAAAACAAAGGGAGGTTGAATCACTGAAGAAATTATTAACTGAAAAGCAACTTCATATCGATGCTGTTGAAAAAAGAATTAG GGATTTATCTTTAGGAAAAATGACTCGTCAAATGTCAGGAGAAGAAAGTGAGTGCAGTGGTGAGGTGGAGTCTTCTGCAGTAGAAGCAGACCAGGGTACCCTGGGTGAGGACAGCTG CTCAGACAAAGAGAACCATGAGCCATGCTGGAGTGGCTCTTTGGCTGGAAATTCTGTCCCAGAAATTGAAGTTGCTGAAGTAGCCTATACCACGGATGAAGAatag
- the SNX16 gene encoding sorting nexin-16 isoform X2, with product MATPYVPVPIPIGSSSSSFTNRNQRSSSFGSISTSSSSSKGQLEDSTVDSFKKMSVPDQIGSTSSACSSPLVRTKFTGLDTSIEYSTQPVEEVEQNEDSRTWEDRPSTPTILGYEVMEERAKFTVYKILVKRSPEESWVVFRRYTDFSRLNDKLKDMFPGFRLALPPKRWFKDNYNPDFLEDRQLGLQAFLQNLVAHKDIANCLAVREFLCLDDPPGPFDSLEESRAFCETLEETNYRLQKELLEKQREVESLKKLLTEKQLHIDAVEKRIRDLSLGKMTRQMSGEESECSGEVESSAVEADQGTLGEDS from the exons ATGGCAACACCATATGTTCCTGTTCCTATTCCTATTGGAAGTTCATCATCCAGctttacaaacagaaaccaaagaaGTTCTTCCTTTGGGAGCATTTCAACAAGTTCGAGCTCCTCAAAAGGGCAGCTGGAGGACTCTACAGTTGATAGTTTTAAAAAGATGAGCGTGCCTGACCAGATTGGTTCCACGTCATCTGCGTGTAGCAGTCCCCTTGTTAGGACTAAATTTACAGGTCTGGATACATCCATAGAATACAGTACTCAGCCTGTAGAAGAAGTAGAGCAGAATGAAGATTCCAGAACCTGGGAAGATCGACCATCCACACCTACTATTCTGGGCTATGAGGTGATGGAGGAAAGAGCAAAATTCACT GTATACAAAATACTGGTGAAAAGAAGTCCAGAGGAAAGCTGGGTGGTTTTCAGACGGTACACAGATTTCTCCAGGCTTAATGACAAG CTTAAAGATATGTTTCCAGGCTTTCGGTTGGCCCTTCCGCCAAAGCGCTGGTTCAAGGATAATTACAATCCTGACTTCTTGGAAGATCGACAGCTGGGGTTGCAGGCATTCCTCCAGAACCTAGTAGCTCACAAAGATATTGCTAACTG CCTTGCAGTGAGAGAATTTCTTTGTCTGGATGATCCTCCGGGTCCTTTTGACAGTCTAGAAGAGAGCAGG GCTTTCTGTGAAACTCTGGAGGAAACAAACTATCGCCTACAAAAAGAACTGCTTGAAAAACAAAGGGAGGTTGAATCACTGAAGAAATTATTAACTGAAAAGCAACTTCATATCGATGCTGTTGAAAAAAGAATTAG GGATTTATCTTTAGGAAAAATGACTCGTCAAATGTCAGGAGAAGAAAGTGAGTGCAGTGGTGAGGTGGAGTCTTCTGCAGTAGAAGCAGACCAGGGTACCCTGGGTGAGGACAGCTG A